The following proteins are encoded in a genomic region of Oryctolagus cuniculus chromosome 6, mOryCun1.1, whole genome shotgun sequence:
- the ARC gene encoding activity-regulated cytoskeleton-associated protein, giving the protein MELDRMTSGGLHAYPGPRGAPAAKPNVILQIGKCRAEMLEHVRRTHRHLLTEVSRQVERELKGLHRSVGKLESNLEGYAPTGDSQRWKKSIKACLCRCQETIANLERWVKRELHVWREVFYRLERWADRLESSGGKYPVGSEPARHTVSVGVGGPEGCCQEADGYDYTVSPYAITPPPAAGELPGQEPAEAQPYQPWGPGEDGQPSPGVDTQIFEDPREFLAHLEEYLRQVGGSEEYWLSQIQNHMNGPAKKWWEFKQGSVKNWVEFKKEFLQYSEGTVSREAIQRELDLPQKQGEPLDQFLWRKRDLYQTLHADADEEEVIQYVVGTLQPKLKRFLRHPLPKTLEQLIQRGLEVQGGLEQAAQPASPQPAAEEEAEALTPALTSESVASDRTQPE; this is encoded by the coding sequence ATGGAGCTGGACCGCATGACGAGCGGCGGCCTGCACGCCTATCCCGGGCCGCGGGGCGCACCGGCCGCCAAGCCCAATGTGATCCTGCAGATCGGTAAGTGCCGCGCGGAGATGCTGGAGCACGTGCGGAGGACCCACCGGCACCTGCTCACCGAGGTGTCCAGGCAGGTGGAGCGCGAGCTCAAGGGGCTGCACCGCTCGGTGGGCAAGCTGGAGAGCAACCTGGAGGGCTACGCGCCCACCGGCGACTCGCAGCGCTGGAAGAAGTCCATCAAGGCCTGCCTGTGCCGCTGCCAGGAGACCATCGCCAACCTGGAGCGCTGGGTAAAGCGCGAGCTGCACGTGTGGCGGGAAGTCTTCTACCGGCTGGAGAGGTGGGCCGACCGCCTCGAGTCCTCGGGCGGCAAGTACCCGGTGGGCAGCGAGCCGGCCCGCCACACCGTGTCCGTGGGCGTGGGCGGCCCCGAGGGCTGCTGCCAGGAGGCCGACGGCTACGACTACACCGTCAGCCCCTACGCCATCACCCCGCCCcccgcggccggcgagctgccGGGACAGGAGCCCGCCGAGGCCCAGCCGTACCAGCCGTGGGGGCCCGGCGAGGACGGGCAGCCGAGTCCGGGCGTGGACACGCAGATCTTCGAAGACCCGCGGGAGTTCCTGGCCCACCTGGAGGAGTACCTGCGGCAGGTGGGCGGCTCCGAGGAGTACTGGCTGTCGCAGATCCAGAACCACATGAACGGGCCGGCCAAGAAGTGGTGGGAGTTCAAGCAGGGCTCGGTGAAGAACTGGGTGGAGTTCAAGAAGGAGTTCCTGCAGTACAGCGAGGGCACCGTGTCCCGCGAGGCCATCCAGCGCGAGCTGGACCTGCCGCAGAAGCAGGGCGAGCCGCTGGATCAGTTCCTGTGGCGCAAGCGCGACCTGTACCAGACGCTCCACGCGGACGCCGACGAGGAGGAGGTCATCCAGTACGTGGTGGGCACGCTGCAGCCCAAGCTCAAGCGCTTCCTGCGGCACCCGCTGCCCAAGACGCTGGAGCAGCTCATCCAGAGGGGGCTGGAGGTGCAGGGCGGCCTGGAGCAGGCGGCCCAGCCGGCCAGCCCCCAGCCGGCCGCCGAGGAGGAGGCCGAGGCCCTCACGCCCGCCCTGACCAGCGAGTCTGTAGCCAGCGACCGGACCCAGCCCGAGTAG